The following are from one region of the Stenotrophomonas lactitubi genome:
- a CDS encoding RNA polymerase sigma factor, with the protein MSTPPHSPPPALPLVSSLVRHYEDLVDYLRRRFASPGLAREVVHDVCIRLLERPAPADVRQPMALLRRMAHDAAVDRCRAEDLRRQWVEPRAELPDAACEGAGPARQAVATQELARLVEVIHAMPCRRRQVFILHKIHDVPQAAVARRMGIGLKAVERHLRLAMLDCRHSLDVRALT; encoded by the coding sequence ATGTCCACCCCACCGCACTCCCCACCACCTGCGCTGCCGCTGGTGTCCTCGCTGGTGCGCCACTACGAGGATCTGGTGGATTACCTGCGCCGTCGCTTCGCCTCCCCCGGGCTGGCCCGCGAGGTGGTGCACGATGTCTGCATCCGCCTGCTGGAACGCCCCGCCCCGGCCGATGTGCGGCAACCGATGGCGCTTCTGCGGCGGATGGCGCATGACGCCGCGGTTGATCGTTGCCGTGCCGAAGACCTGCGCCGCCAGTGGGTGGAACCCCGTGCCGAACTGCCCGATGCCGCCTGCGAAGGCGCCGGCCCGGCCAGGCAGGCCGTTGCCACGCAGGAACTGGCTCGGCTGGTCGAGGTCATCCATGCGATGCCCTGTCGCCGCCGCCAGGTGTTCATCCTGCACAAGATCCATGACGTGCCGCAGGCGGCGGTTGCGCGGCGCATGGGCATCGGCCTGAAGGCCGTCGAGCGGCATCTGCGGTTGGCGATGCTCGATTGCCGGCATTCGCTGGATGTGCGGGCGCTGACGTGA
- a CDS encoding FecR family protein: MTAPRRPRTPRPDKTGAPSPDRVLEQHRDTLKALFPVPGPAQLYRPHRSRRIGGAVLGLLLVAGLGGLYAFDPGWQQGDYQTAIGERRSVLLGDGSRIELDADSHLQVRNHLRSRRTVLVSGRARFEVAPSHWRRFQVDAGPVQVRNYGTVFDVDRRGDRSEVRLWRGKVGVRVAGRDGEQRLHPGQQLLAGTGPVQQPQPIAAGSGEWTEGRLQFAQTPLGEVVRSLQRYHRGAIVLDEPGLATLQVSGVFDGDHAATALALLPEILPVAVHPRDDGSVHISARH; this comes from the coding sequence GTGACAGCACCACGCCGCCCGCGCACGCCACGCCCGGACAAGACCGGCGCGCCTTCGCCTGATCGTGTGCTGGAACAACATCGGGACACTCTCAAGGCATTGTTTCCGGTGCCCGGTCCGGCACAACTGTACCGGCCTCATCGCAGCCGGCGGATCGGCGGCGCCGTGCTCGGGCTGCTGCTGGTGGCTGGACTGGGCGGGCTTTACGCCTTCGATCCCGGCTGGCAACAGGGCGATTACCAGACGGCCATCGGCGAGCGCCGCAGCGTGCTGCTGGGCGATGGCAGCCGTATCGAACTGGATGCAGACAGCCATCTGCAGGTGCGCAACCACCTGCGTTCGCGCCGCACGGTGCTGGTTTCCGGGCGCGCCCGCTTCGAGGTGGCGCCGTCGCACTGGCGTCGGTTCCAGGTCGATGCCGGACCGGTGCAGGTGCGCAACTACGGCACGGTATTCGATGTGGATCGACGCGGTGACCGCAGTGAAGTCCGCCTGTGGCGCGGCAAGGTCGGCGTGCGCGTGGCTGGCCGCGATGGCGAGCAGCGCCTGCACCCTGGCCAGCAACTGCTGGCAGGGACGGGCCCGGTCCAGCAACCGCAGCCGATCGCCGCCGGCAGCGGAGAATGGACCGAGGGCCGGCTGCAGTTCGCGCAGACCCCGCTGGGCGAAGTGGTACGCAGCCTGCAGCGCTATCACCGCGGCGCAATCGTACTGGACGAACCCGGTCTGGCCACGCTGCAGGTTTCGGGCGTGTTCGATGGTGACCATGCCGCCACCGCGCTGGCGCTGCTGCCGGAGATCCTGCCGGTCGCCGTCCACCCCCGCGACGATGGCAGCGTCCACATCTCCGCACGCCACTGA